From the Cryptomeria japonica chromosome 2, Sugi_1.0, whole genome shotgun sequence genome, one window contains:
- the LOC131061574 gene encoding short-chain dehydrogenase reductase 2a-like: protein MKEFQRAMNVNLKGVMHGIKHAGRVMIPNQKGCIISTSSIAGIFGGTASYSYTASKHAVIGLTKQGAAEMGKYGIRVNCVSPSGLATVLAFQYFGMNTTNVEEKKVECEEFCNKISKLKNHTLKAHDIAEAALYLASEEAKFVSGHNLVVDGGFTVVNHDRGLY, encoded by the coding sequence ATGAAAGAGTTTCAGCGTGCGATGAATGTAAACCTAAAAGGAGTAATGCACGGAATTAAGCATGCAGGCCGGGTTATGATCCCAAACCAAAAGGGCTGCATAATTTCTACATCGAGCATTGCAGGGATATTTGGTGGAACGGCTTCATATTCATACACAGCTTCTAAGCATGCAGTCATAGGCCTTACCAAACAAGGTGCGGCCGAGATGGGAAAGTATGGTATCAGAGTGAATTGTGTTTCTCCATCTGGTTTAGCCACTGTTCTTGCATTCCAATACTTTGGAATGAATACCACCaatgtagaagagaagaaggtcGAGTGTGAGGAATTTTGTAACAAGATATCCAAATTGAAGAATCATACTCTCAAAGCACATGATATTGCAGAGGCTGCTTTGTATTTGGCCAGCGAGGAAGCTAAGTTTGTAAGTGGCCATAATCTTGTGGTAGATGGAGGGTTCACAGTTGTAAACCATGACCGGGGTCTCTACTAA